The genomic stretch CGGCTTCGCAGGCAAAAAGACGGCCCGTCCGCCCGAAGCCCGTCGCCACCTCATCAACGATCAGGAGCACGTCGTAGCGGTCGCACAGCGTACGCAACGCCCGCAGAAAGCCCGGCGGCGCCGGCAGGATGCCGCCCGCTCCTTCGACCGGTTCGACAATCACGGCGGCCAGCTCGTGGCCACGGGTGCGCAACACCGTCTCGACGGCTTCAAGGCTTTCGGACAGTCGATCGTGCGGATAGGGATACGGAACCCGGGGATGGCCCGGCAGCAGGTCCAGAAAGGGCCAGTGAAACAGTGGATCTGGGGCCACGCCTACGGCTCCCAGGGTGTCGCCATGATAGTTGTTCGTGAAGCCGAGCACGTAGCGCTTCGCACGCCGCCCCTGGTTCGCCCAGAACTGCACGGCCATTTTGAGCGCGATCTCGACAGCGGTGGCCCCACTGTCGGAGTAGAAAACGCGCTGAAGCCCCCGGGGCGCCACCTCGATCAACCGTTTGGCCAGCACCACGGCCGGCACGTTGGCCTGGCCGAGCATGGTAGCGTGTGCTATGCGCCGGAGTTGGGCTTCGATGGCGGCGTTCAGCTCGGGGACGTTATGACCGTGCACATTCAGCCAGATCGACGACGTGCCGTCGTAGTACCAGTTGCCGTGGAGATCCTCAAGCTTCACGCCCTGACCCCGCCGGATGATGATGGGGTCGCCGGCCATGTACTGCTTCATCGGCGTGAAGGGATGCCAGACGTACGTTTTATCCCAGGCGACAAGCGTCTCCGGCGACAGGGCGTCGAGGGCATCAATAGCGTTGGGTTTTTCCTTCATTGTATATCGACGATTTACCATTGAAGGAGGACGGCTGCCGAAAGTAGTCCGGCACCTACGGCTGTGAGCAGCAGCAGGTCGCCAGGCGCGAAGCGATGCGCTTCGAGCGCCAGTGCCAGGGGGATCGTGGCGGCCGAGCTGTTGCCGATGCGGTCGACGATGTTGACGGTGCGCGCTTCAGGCAGGCCCAGTTGGCGGCGAGCTTCTTCGATCAGGCGGTGGTTGGCCTGGTGGGGAATCCACCAGGCGACGTCGTCGATTTTGAAGCCAGCCTGTTGTAGTACACGTCGACCGGCTTCGGCCATGCCGGTGGCGGCCCGTCGGAAGAGGGCCCGTCCGTTCTGCAGACGCATCAGGTGTTCGCCGCGGGCCACGCGTTCGGGCGTGAGGGGGCGGCGGCTTCCGCCTGCCAGGATGTAGAGGGCGTTCCAGCATGAGCCGTCAGCCCCCAGCCAGTGGGCGATGATGCCACGCGATCCCTCGGTAGGGCCGAGCACGACGGCCCCGGCTCCGTCGGCAAAGAGTGCCGAGGTGGCGGGGTCGTCTGGATTCGTACGGCGGCTGAGCACGTTGGCGCCGATCACCAGTACGCAGGCCTGGTGCAGGCGCACGTAGCTATCGGCCAGCGCCAGCG from Rhodothermus sp. encodes the following:
- the bioA gene encoding adenosylmethionine--8-amino-7-oxononanoate transaminase — protein: MKEKPNAIDALDALSPETLVAWDKTYVWHPFTPMKQYMAGDPIIIRRGQGVKLEDLHGNWYYDGTSSIWLNVHGHNVPELNAAIEAQLRRIAHATMLGQANVPAVVLAKRLIEVAPRGLQRVFYSDSGATAVEIALKMAVQFWANQGRRAKRYVLGFTNNYHGDTLGAVGVAPDPLFHWPFLDLLPGHPRVPYPYPHDRLSESLEAVETVLRTRGHELAAVIVEPVEGAGGILPAPPGFLRALRTLCDRYDVLLIVDEVATGFGRTGRLFACEADGITPDLLCLGKGLTGGYLPLAATLTTERIFEAFLGEVEERKTFFHGHSYTGNPLGCAVALASLELLLELLPSLPAKVERLRAGLAPLADHPFVAEVRQAGFMMGIEIVADRATRTHFPYGAQVGFIVARHARRRGMLVRPIGSVLIFMPPLAATEAELDEMMAILRAAFDDALPELNSLAQKIRQEA
- a CDS encoding beta-ketoacyl-ACP synthase 3, with amino-acid sequence MRSELPLVENPPLPIPTPVGLRTAVLGIGAALPTHREPSAETERRLGLPPGWIVQRTGIRERPLVGPDEATSDLAVHAGAAALKQADLPPEAVTLLLLATSTPDHLLPPTAPVVAHRLGLRRAGAIDLAGACSGFLYALALADSYVRLHQACVLVIGANVLSRRTNPDDPATSALFADGAGAVVLGPTEGSRGIIAHWLGADGSCWNALYILAGGSRRPLTPERVARGEHLMRLQNGRALFRRAATGMAEAGRRVLQQAGFKIDDVAWWIPHQANHRLIEEARRQLGLPEARTVNIVDRIGNSSAATIPLALALEAHRFAPGDLLLLTAVGAGLLSAAVLLQW